In one window of Zingiber officinale cultivar Zhangliang chromosome 11A, Zo_v1.1, whole genome shotgun sequence DNA:
- the LOC122032724 gene encoding elongation of fatty acids protein 3-like, whose protein sequence is MENISGGGIVYWMAEHQAIVGFRWSHAQSWGSTWSFLVSSLAAYALLAVAFHLFVRLLRLKPLPLGPLPALHSLAMALASAAIFLGLVLSVAAEIRDTRWYWRGRSRTTPMQWLLCFPIGTRPSGRVFFWSYAFYLSRFIHLLRTFINILRRRRCALAAVFRHSAFVCMSFLWLEFSQSFQVVAILSATLTQTIVFGYRFWVGVGLPVAARSRAVLVLACQVALTGCNLVCHLGFLFLHFAKGGCNGIGAWVFNSVLNAALLFLFVDFYVKTEVRRNKDELTKDDGGSHRLHHSGSERHHHTKPLPFEAKKGT, encoded by the coding sequence ATGGAGAATATCAGCGGCGGCGGGATCGTGTATTGGATGGCGGAGCACCAGGCCATCGTCGGCTTTCGGTGGAGCCACGCCCAGTCCTGGGGCTCCACCTGGTCCTTCCTCGTCTCCTCCCTCGCCGCCTACGCCCTCCTCGCTGTCGCCTTCCACCTCTTCGTCCGCCTCCTCCGCCTCAAGccccttccgctcggccccctccCCGCCCTCCACTCCCTCGCCATGGCCCTCGCCTCCGCCGCCATTTTCCTGGGTCTCGTCCTCTCCGTCGCCGCCGAGATCCGCGACACCCGTTGGTATTGGCGCGGCCGCTCCCGCACCACCCCGATGCAGTGGCTCCTCTGCTTCCCCATCGGCACCCGCCCCTCCGGCCGCGTCTTCTTCTGGTCCTACGCCTTCTACCTCTCCCGCTTCATCCACCTCCTCCGCACCTTCATCAACATCCTCCGCCGACGCCGCTGCGCCCTCGCCGCGGTGTTCCGCCACTCCGCCTTCGTCTGCATGTCCTTCCTCTGGCTCGAGTTCTCGCAGTCCTTCCAGGTGGTCGCCATCCTCTCCGCCACGCTCACCCAGACCATCGTCTTCGGCTACCGCTTCTGGGTCGGCGTCGGCCTCCCGGTCGCCGCCAGGAGCCGGGCCGTTCTCGTGCTCGCCTGCCAGGTCGCGCTCACCGGCTGCAACCTCGTCTGCCACCTCGGCTTCCTGTTCCTCCACTTCGCCAAGGGCGGATGCAACGGCATCGGCGCTTGGGTTTTCAACTCCGTTCTCAATGCCGCGCTGCTCTTCCTCTTCGTCGACTTCTACGTTAAGACGGAGGTGAGGAGGAACAAAGACGAACTCACGAAGGACGACGGCGGGAGCCACCGCCTCCACCACTCCGGTTCTGAACGCCATCACCACACTAAGCCTCTTCCCTTCGAAGCAAAAAAGGGAACCTAG